Proteins encoded together in one Coffea arabica cultivar ET-39 chromosome 2c, Coffea Arabica ET-39 HiFi, whole genome shotgun sequence window:
- the LOC113725490 gene encoding ubiquitin-conjugating enzyme E2 7 isoform X2 — MASASQASLLLQKQLRDLCKNPVDGFSAGLVDEENLFEWSVTIIGPPDTLYEGGFFNAIMSFPQNYPNSPPTVKFTSEIWHPNVYTDGKVCISILHPPGDDPNGYELASERWSPVHTGDVGTGRHEHFTGPSQAHQKNVTKKLLLSTFTGPSEKCGEYSVEHHINAFKS; from the exons ATGGCGTCGGCTTCACAAGCCAGTCTTTTACTCCAAAAGCAGCTCAGAG ATCTCTGTAAAAACCCTGTGGACGGATTTTCAGCTGGTTTGGTTGATGAAGAGAACTTATTTGAATGGAGCGTTACAATTATTGGACCCCCTGATACTTTGTA CGAGGGAGGTTTTTTTAATGCTATCATGAGCTTTCCCCAGAACTATCCAAATAGTCCTCCTACAGTGAAGTTTACTTCAGAGATCTGGCACCCTAATG TTTATACTGACGGCAAGGTTTGCATTTCAATTCTTCATCCTCCTGGTGATGACCCAAATGGATACGAGCTTGCTAGTGAACGCTGGTCACCTGTCCATACG GGGGACGTGGGGACAGGCAGACATGAACATTTCACAGGCCCATCACAGGCCCATCAGAAAAATGTTACCAAAAAGTTATTACTGAGTACCTTCACAGGCCCATCAGAAAAAT GTGGAGAGTATAGTGTTGAgcatcatatcaatgctttcAAGTCCTAA
- the LOC113725490 gene encoding ubiquitin-conjugating enzyme E2 7 isoform X1, with translation MASASQASLLLQKQLRDLCKNPVDGFSAGLVDEENLFEWSVTIIGPPDTLYEGGFFNAIMSFPQNYPNSPPTVKFTSEIWHPNVYTDGKVCISILHPPGDDPNGYELASERWSPVHTVESIVLSIISMLSSPNDESPANVEAAKEWRDNREGFKKKVSRCVRRSQEEMM, from the exons ATGGCGTCGGCTTCACAAGCCAGTCTTTTACTCCAAAAGCAGCTCAGAG ATCTCTGTAAAAACCCTGTGGACGGATTTTCAGCTGGTTTGGTTGATGAAGAGAACTTATTTGAATGGAGCGTTACAATTATTGGACCCCCTGATACTTTGTA CGAGGGAGGTTTTTTTAATGCTATCATGAGCTTTCCCCAGAACTATCCAAATAGTCCTCCTACAGTGAAGTTTACTTCAGAGATCTGGCACCCTAATG TTTATACTGACGGCAAGGTTTGCATTTCAATTCTTCATCCTCCTGGTGATGACCCAAATGGATACGAGCTTGCTAGTGAACGCTGGTCACCTGTCCATACG GTGGAGAGTATAGTGTTGAgcatcatatcaatgctttcAAGTCCTAATGACGAATCTCCAGCCAACGTTGAAGCTGCT AAAGAATGGAGAGATAATAGGGAGGGCTTCAAGAAAAAAGTTAGCCGATGTGTTAGAAGATCTCAAGAAGAAATGATGTGA
- the LOC113725491 gene encoding CASP-like protein 4C2, whose product MIMRSPQRQPQPLPEDRLRNGGIETPSPRPRIQTHFHSTVSEQKLRRFNILILIFRFASLCFSLAAAIFMFSTSRVSNSPSWYDFDAFRFVAIANAIVALYSLFEVGASVWEISGGTTLFPEVLQVWFDFAHDQVFSYMLVSANSAGTELARSLKDGDTTGTDNNAFSIQSDISIALGFAGFLFLGLSSLLSGFRLASFIVNGSRFHF is encoded by the exons ATGATCATGAGGTCGCCTCAGCGCCAGCCTCAGCCTCTGCCTGAAGACCGACTCCGAAACGGCGGAATTGAGACGCCGTCGCCGCGCCCCAGAATCCAGACTCACTTTCACTCCACCGTCTCGGAGCAGAAGCTCCGCCGCTTTAACATTTTGATCCTGATCTTCCGGTTCGCCTCCTTGTGCTTCTCCCTGGCCGCTGCCATTTTTATGTTCTCCACTTCTCGGGTCTCGAATTCGCCCAGCTGGTACGACTTCGACGCCTTTCGATTCGTCGCGATTGCCAACGCCATCGTCGCACTCTATTCGCTGTTCGAAGTCGGAGCTTCCGTTTGGGAAATCTCCGGCGGGACCACTCTCTTTCCTGAGGTTTTACAGGTCTGGTTCGACTTCGCCCACGACCAG GTATTCTCGTATATGCTGGTGTCGGCGAACTCAGCGGGGACGGAGCTGGCACGATCTTTGAAGGACGGGGACACCACGGGTACGGACAACAATGCGTTTTCCATACAATCGGACATATCTATAGCCCTAGGATTCGCCGGATTTTTGTTCCTGGGCTTGTCTTCGTTGCTTTCGGGGTTCCGACTCGCCAGTTTCATAGTCAACGGCTCTCGTTTTCATTTCTAG
- the LOC113725492 gene encoding uncharacterized protein, translating into MGDSLRASNSDRILEARRAICSKRQSITYSAFAASKVLSQKALKCITSVKQQIQGSGVAGDIMVFLVTTAALEVVRRFSKAKCPFVWRALQALQILCYPPFKRLQRWQPFKGLVKHSKKLSRPMLVLSISTLFSDQPGYSTESLNDSNEIQDASSQMPRPDTSSSAEWLLELRRELRKHGREVPERLGDDELHRYYAAVNGDFSKLVSSVKKTIDWRQSYKLFPPHELEAYSHLVFWHGHDSERRPCLIIRLGLACSNLQSDDRPLFIKAVVSQIEHGVLNLVTVDQPQIMVLMDCEGLSPFGFPIHMMRSCATLLQDHYPNRLGSLIIIRLPQLARVITQALFQVLKPATQRKVRTVGGNYQEILCQCLRPIPSFLGGNCSCSRCSDPRRVQDRDEDSALMPPEAELVANNSLDMHLPAPTDTTEDRNQLKRTVIMVLLMLLMLILVILEKLYPEKLSLLYQQMTK; encoded by the exons ATGGGAGACTCTTTACGGGCATCTAATTCGGATAGAATTCTTGAAGCGAGGAGGGCTATATGTAGTAAAAGGCAATCAATAACTTACTCAGCTTTTGCAGCCTCAAAAGTGTTGTCACAGAAGGCTTTGAAATGCATAACTTCGGTGAAACAGCAGATACAGGGCAGTGGGGTTGCTGGTGATATAATGGTGTTTTTAGTAACTACTGCTGCATTAGAGGTTGTGAGAAGGTTTTCAAAAGCCAAGTGTCCCTTTGTTTGGCGCGCTCTTCAGGCATTGCAGATCCTGTGTTATCCGCCATTTAAGCGGCTACAAAGGTGGCAACCTTTTAAGGGATTGGTTAAACATTCAAAG AAATTGTCCAGGCCAATGTTAGTTCTCTCAATTTCAACACTTTTCTCTGATCAACCTGGATATTCAACAGAATCCTTAAATGACAGTAATGAAATTCAAGATGCATCTTCCCAAATGCCAAGGCCAGACACTAG TTCCTCAGCAGAGTGGTTGCTAGAACTCCGCAGGGAGCTGAGAAAGCATGGCAGAGAAGTTCCTGAAAG GCTTGGGGATGATGAACTCCATAGATATTATGCTGCTgtaaatggtgatttttcaaagttggttTCATCAGTCAAGAAGACAATTGATTGGAGGCAGAGTTATAAGCTCTTTCCACCCCACGAACTTGAGGCTTATTCTCATTTGGTCTTTTGGCATGGACACGATTCGGAGCGGCGACCCTGCCTCATCATTCGCCTTGGACTTGCTTGCTCCAATCTGCAATCTGATGACAGGCCACTTTTCATTAAAGCAGTTG TTTCCCAGATAGAGCATGGTGTTTTGAACTTGGTTACTGTGGATCAACCTCAGATTATGGTTTTGATGGACTGTGAGGGGCTTTCTCCATTTGGATTTCCTATACACATGATGAGATCATGTGCTACACTTCTGCAAGATCATTACCCTAACCGGCTCGGCAGTTTGATAATAATAAGGCTTCCCCAACTTGCTCGAGTAATCACACAGGCACTATTCCAA GTTTTGAAACCAGCCACACAGCGCAAAGTAAGAACTGTAGGAGGGAACTATCAGGAGATTCTCTGCCAATGCCTTCGGCcaattccctcttttcttggtgGTAATTGCTCATGCTCAAGATGTTCAGACCCGCGCAGAGTGCAGGATAGAGATGAAGACAGTGCTTTGATGCCGCCAGAAGCAGAACTTGTGGCCAATAATTCTCTAGATATGCATCTTCCCGCTCCCACCGATACCACTGAGGACAGGAACCAGTTGAAAAGGACTGTCATCATGGTTCTGCTGATGTTGTTGATGCTTATTCTTGTAATTCTCGAAAAACTTTATCCGGAAAAGCTTTcacttttgtaccagcaaatgACCAAATAA